In one window of Armatimonadota bacterium DNA:
- a CDS encoding tetratricopeptide repeat protein, which yields MRLEDFFQLDMGAKRREVDQEELTPEREPKTADGNKRLADSHISKGYLHQAITRYKKAARIENDAFHRTDLGDAYAYAELSVKAVDQYKRAVKKDPNRPEPHFSLAEIYTRYGKWHAAIQEYERAIKLDPRNAFYRYKLSGALMKTGQYKEAIGQLEEAVLICPDDGFYRFELAAAYADSGHIDEALPEMARAVEMTPGDDYYVVRLAILCARVGLLEEAVIALKRAIQLNPERPAYKYLLGAVYYNLGREEEAFSICQDAGDLHPYDLEFLERARKFVEGGRW from the coding sequence ATGCGCCTAGAGGATTTTTTTCAACTCGATATGGGTGCAAAACGCAGGGAAGTCGACCAAGAAGAATTAACGCCCGAGCGCGAACCTAAAACTGCCGATGGAAATAAGCGCTTGGCTGATTCACATATATCAAAGGGCTATCTTCATCAAGCGATTACTCGATATAAAAAAGCCGCACGGATTGAAAACGACGCCTTCCACCGCACAGATCTGGGCGATGCATATGCTTACGCTGAGCTATCCGTTAAGGCGGTTGACCAATACAAGCGCGCAGTGAAAAAGGACCCAAATCGCCCCGAGCCGCACTTTAGTCTTGCTGAAATTTACACCAGATATGGGAAATGGCACGCTGCCATACAAGAATACGAGCGCGCCATAAAACTAGACCCAAGAAATGCCTTCTACCGCTACAAACTAAGTGGGGCACTTATGAAAACTGGCCAATATAAGGAGGCCATAGGACAGCTAGAAGAGGCAGTACTGATTTGCCCTGACGATGGATTCTACCGTTTTGAGCTTGCAGCCGCTTATGCCGATTCAGGCCATATAGATGAAGCCCTCCCGGAAATGGCCCGCGCTGTCGAAATGACTCCCGGCGATGATTATTATGTGGTCAGGCTTGCAATCCTCTGTGCGCGCGTAGGACTGCTCGAAGAAGCAGTCATCGCCTTAAAAAGAGCAATCCAACTTAATCCAGAAAGGCCAGCATACAAATATCTACTGGGTGCTGTATATTATAACCTTGGCCGCGAAGAAGAAGCCTTCAGTATCTGCCAGGATGCAGGCGATCTACATCCATACGACTTAGAATTTCTAGAGCGCGCGCGCAAATTTGTCGAAGGAGGGCGCTGGTAA
- the nagA gene encoding N-acetylglucosamine-6-phosphate deacetylase, with protein MNASKTTSWRMFCGWLITPTQEMQNVLIEVNDGIISALQLGAEKPTDRSCIDASDEMVAPGFIDIHVHGGAGFDVADGTYEAISSISTHLARHGVTSFLPTIVTSPWPTIVRAMAAIKEAVDRGVPGARVLGAHIEGPFLNIEYKGAQPPENIRPPSVKEFEQFLGDYLAYIRVVTIAPEVSGAEEVIEYLIKKGIRVSVGHSGATYEQVMKAAAMGVTNATHTFNGMKGLHHREPGVVGGVMVNDRIFGELIWDNIHVHPGAAKLLVKAKGPGRVILVSDAMRAAGLQDGEYDLGGQIVFVKSGRAELTDGTIAGSTVTLDQAVRNATEHVGLRAAVEMASLTPAESIGIASERGMIEEGLAADFVVMDKNLEVKRVFIGGLEV; from the coding sequence ATGAATGCATCAAAGACTACGAGCTGGCGTATGTTTTGTGGGTGGCTAATTACCCCAACACAGGAGATGCAAAACGTTCTTATCGAGGTTAATGACGGCATTATTTCAGCTCTTCAATTGGGAGCTGAGAAGCCAACCGACCGCTCGTGCATTGATGCATCCGACGAGATGGTTGCCCCGGGCTTTATTGATATTCATGTCCATGGTGGCGCAGGATTTGATGTTGCTGACGGAACATACGAAGCGATTTCTTCAATTTCGACACACCTAGCTCGCCACGGCGTGACTTCGTTCCTTCCAACGATTGTAACTTCGCCTTGGCCTACAATTGTTCGTGCAATGGCCGCCATAAAAGAAGCAGTTGACCGTGGAGTGCCTGGTGCCAGAGTTTTGGGTGCACATATCGAAGGACCTTTTCTGAACATCGAATACAAAGGCGCCCAACCACCTGAAAACATACGACCTCCAAGTGTAAAGGAATTTGAGCAATTCCTAGGCGATTATCTCGCTTACATTCGTGTCGTCACAATTGCTCCCGAAGTGTCTGGCGCCGAAGAAGTGATTGAATATCTTATTAAAAAGGGCATTAGGGTATCCGTCGGTCATTCTGGCGCAACGTACGAGCAAGTAATGAAAGCTGCAGCCATGGGTGTTACCAATGCAACTCATACCTTTAATGGAATGAAAGGGCTTCATCATCGTGAGCCAGGAGTTGTAGGTGGTGTTATGGTTAACGATAGGATATTTGGCGAGCTAATCTGGGACAATATTCATGTTCACCCAGGTGCAGCAAAATTACTCGTAAAGGCAAAGGGACCTGGCCGCGTAATCCTTGTTTCAGATGCGATGAGAGCAGCAGGCCTCCAAGATGGAGAATATGATCTTGGCGGACAGATTGTTTTTGTAAAATCAGGACGAGCAGAACTAACGGATGGCACAATCGCAGGAAGCACAGTAACGCTCGACCAAGCAGTTCGAAATGCAACTGAACATGTAGGCCTAAGAGCGGCGGTAGAGATGGCGTCCCTCACGCCAGCAGAATCCATCGGTAT
- a CDS encoding MBL fold metallo-hydrolase, with translation MTERLQVKRFILGLFDTNCYLVSDQSSKQALIIDPAEENREVIATIEKDGLNVIGIVNTHSHGDHIGGNGSVKAKFGCPILIHEADAPALTDAYKNLSALVGLDNIVSPPADRLLKDGDEIFIGRYPLKVIHTPGHSPGGICLHTDDIIFTGDTLFAGSIGRCDFPGCSFEQLMASIHELLLLLNDDTKVYPGHGPETTIGNERAHNPWI, from the coding sequence ATGACCGAGCGCCTTCAGGTGAAAAGATTTATCTTGGGATTGTTTGATACAAACTGCTACCTTGTATCAGACCAGTCCAGTAAGCAAGCCCTCATAATAGACCCTGCAGAGGAAAACAGAGAAGTCATTGCAACCATTGAAAAGGATGGGCTCAATGTTATCGGCATAGTTAATACTCATTCTCATGGTGACCACATTGGTGGCAATGGGTCAGTAAAGGCAAAATTCGGCTGTCCCATCTTGATTCACGAGGCCGATGCTCCAGCACTAACAGATGCTTATAAAAATTTGTCAGCTTTAGTTGGGCTAGATAATATTGTTAGTCCACCAGCCGACCGTCTTCTTAAAGATGGAGATGAAATTTTTATTGGAAGATATCCTTTGAAAGTAATCCACACACCAGGGCACTCACCTGGAGGCATTTGTTTACATACCGACGATATAATATTTACAGGCGATACGCTTTTTGCTGGAAGTATTGGAAGATGTGATTTTCCCGGCTGCTCATTCGAACAGTTGATGGCATCCATTCATGAGCTGCTCTTATTGCTTAACGACGATACGAAGGTTTATCCAGGCCATGGTCCTGAAACCACCATTGGTAATGAACGCGCTCACAATCCGTGGATTTAG